A part of Acetonema longum DSM 6540 genomic DNA contains:
- a CDS encoding C40 family peptidase, with translation MRMRIILAALTVIAGLFLTAGVMSDEPAASGRAPSQEKILFYWLFTGRDIRQQTKVFKDLRGKDGGQSEPGIVAMAKQYLGTPYIYGGSTPDGFDCSGYLMYLFGEFGRELPRTADEQATAGEPVAFERLQPGDMVFFITDEPFISHSGLYIGDHRFIHASSSARSVIISRIDDPYWQSAFRTGRRLSVR, from the coding sequence ATGAGAATGCGCATCATATTAGCGGCCCTCACGGTCATCGCCGGTTTGTTTCTTACAGCCGGCGTCATGTCTGATGAACCTGCCGCCTCCGGTCGAGCGCCCAGCCAAGAAAAGATTCTCTTTTATTGGTTGTTTACGGGGCGGGATATCCGGCAGCAGACAAAAGTTTTCAAAGATCTCCGGGGAAAAGATGGCGGGCAATCGGAACCGGGCATTGTGGCCATGGCTAAACAATACCTGGGGACGCCTTACATCTATGGCGGGTCCACGCCTGACGGATTCGACTGCTCCGGCTATCTGATGTATTTATTCGGCGAATTCGGGCGGGAACTGCCCCGAACGGCGGATGAGCAGGCCACTGCCGGCGAGCCGGTGGCATTCGAGCGCCTGCAGCCTGGCGATATGGTCTTTTTCATCACCGATGAGCCGTTCATCTCCCACAGTGGTCTGTACATCGGCGACCACCGGTTTATTCATGCATCTTCCAGCGCCAGGTCCGTCATTATCAGCCGTATTGATGATCCCTATTGGCAGTCGGCCTTCCGGACCGGCCGTCGGCTGAGCGTCAGATAG
- a CDS encoding NAD(P)-binding domain-containing protein, producing the protein MRIGIVGAGRMGKALAGRLAKNFEVLLFDNKPDYLVRAAASLSVQAAAGIEEIAAADAVILAVPDREVTDCIKDFNGLKRVITVFNVATNVAHGTLTNMACPQVKCTSVKFVGHALEIANGARPFIIINQQPAELVPLAQEIFSCIGEVMIGKADMVTVINTIAAEKVLEAAVRMEDALKEQGFTQPALIKSAIEQVAAGIIRGYANNNLGPFAREIEQAVKARQKR; encoded by the coding sequence TTGCGTATTGGGATCGTAGGCGCCGGCCGAATGGGAAAAGCCCTGGCAGGAAGGCTGGCGAAAAATTTTGAGGTTCTCCTGTTTGACAACAAACCCGACTATTTGGTCCGGGCGGCGGCCAGCTTAAGCGTCCAAGCGGCTGCCGGCATTGAAGAGATTGCGGCGGCAGACGCTGTCATTCTGGCCGTTCCCGACCGGGAAGTGACGGATTGTATCAAGGATTTTAACGGCCTGAAGCGAGTGATTACCGTATTTAATGTGGCCACCAATGTGGCCCACGGAACCTTGACCAATATGGCATGCCCTCAGGTAAAATGCACCAGTGTGAAATTTGTCGGCCACGCCCTTGAAATTGCCAATGGCGCGAGACCTTTTATCATAATCAATCAACAGCCGGCAGAACTGGTCCCGCTGGCTCAGGAAATTTTCTCCTGCATCGGCGAAGTCATGATCGGAAAAGCGGATATGGTCACTGTAATTAATACCATTGCCGCGGAAAAAGTGCTGGAAGCAGCCGTCCGCATGGAAGATGCCCTCAAAGAGCAGGGATTTACCCAGCCGGCGCTGATTAAGAGCGCCATAGAACAGGTCGCTGCCGGGATTATCCGAGGCTATGCCAACAATAACCTGGGCCCCTTTGCCCGTGAAATCGAACAGGCGGTGAAAGCCAGACAGAAAAGATGA